The following are from one region of the Marinomonas sp. CT5 genome:
- a CDS encoding 7-cyano-7-deazaguanine/7-aminomethyl-7-deazaguanine transporter → MSTFTSEQKSKALWYLAIFHLLIIASSNYLVQIPFTVLGFHTTWGAFTFPFIFLATDLTVRIFGASLARKIIFLVMIPSLIVSYVLSVVFAQGAFQGFGDLSSLNTFVGRIAIASLMAYLLGQVLDIQVFNRLRQLKQWWIAPAASTLFGNGLDTLAFFGIAFYQSPDPFMAQHWQEIALADFGFKLIISLGLFIPMYGMLLNYLTKHITAIKPDFHVPSVQGNSAL, encoded by the coding sequence ATGAGCACGTTTACATCTGAGCAAAAAAGCAAGGCCCTGTGGTATCTTGCGATATTTCACTTACTAATCATTGCTTCAAGCAATTATCTAGTCCAAATTCCCTTCACGGTATTAGGATTTCATACCACTTGGGGAGCATTCACTTTTCCTTTTATCTTCTTAGCGACCGACCTCACGGTAAGAATCTTTGGTGCGTCACTAGCAAGAAAAATTATCTTCTTGGTCATGATTCCATCGTTAATCGTTTCTTACGTTTTATCGGTAGTCTTTGCTCAAGGGGCATTTCAAGGCTTCGGGGATTTGTCATCGTTAAACACCTTTGTTGGACGTATAGCTATCGCGAGTCTGATGGCCTACTTACTAGGTCAAGTACTAGATATCCAAGTGTTTAACCGCCTACGCCAATTAAAACAATGGTGGATTGCCCCTGCAGCCTCAACATTATTTGGTAATGGATTAGACACATTGGCCTTCTTTGGTATTGCGTTTTATCAAAGCCCAGACCCATTTATGGCACAACATTGGCAGGAAATTGCCTTAGCGGATTTTGGTTTTAAACTCATCATTAGCCTTGGTCTATTCATTCCTATGTATGGCATGTTATTGAATTACTTAACAAAACATATCACAGCGATCAAACCAGACTTTCATGTGCCAAGCGTACAAGGAAATAGTGCGCTATAA
- a CDS encoding HPP family protein: protein MLSNFFTSFYQSRFCATCLAGMGATLCIFLIAQGAQLAPEYLGIMAPFGATMVILFALPKSPLAQPKNILGGHLLTTCIGLITLQFWDITPFTMALSVGLGVSLMMLTNTLHPPAGATPLVVLSLKVSWGFLFSPVLSGCLLIILFGWFYHNWISRIGYPLKTKN, encoded by the coding sequence ATGCTATCTAATTTTTTCACTTCATTTTATCAATCTCGTTTTTGTGCAACTTGCTTAGCAGGGATGGGAGCCACTCTGTGTATTTTTCTCATTGCTCAAGGAGCTCAACTTGCACCTGAATATCTTGGAATTATGGCGCCCTTTGGCGCAACTATGGTCATTCTTTTTGCCTTACCCAAAAGTCCATTAGCTCAGCCAAAAAACATTCTAGGGGGTCACTTACTAACAACCTGCATAGGGTTAATTACCTTACAATTCTGGGATATCACGCCATTCACTATGGCACTGAGTGTTGGGCTAGGCGTTTCCTTGATGATGCTGACCAATACCTTGCATCCACCAGCAGGTGCAACCCCTCTTGTCGTTTTATCATTAAAAGTGTCATGGGGCTTTTTGTTTTCTCCTGTCTTATCAGGATGCTTACTGATTATTCTATTTGGATGGTTTTACCATAACTGGATATCACGAATCGGGTATCCGCTAAAAACAAAAAATTAG
- a CDS encoding TetR/AcrR family transcriptional regulator translates to MNKPDLLIHTAFKLFYQHGIHAVGINQILQESGVAKKTLYHHFSSKEALVEAVLIYQDQVFMDWLTSRMMASGEGKAAVLALFDALDDWFHDRVEVLSPFKGCFFVKANGEFSDHIVNGLCQRHKQNITSFVQAHLVGCVSELDLADVAQSISVLKEGAIAQAYVSGDLDAAKRAKAMAVTLLG, encoded by the coding sequence GTGAACAAACCTGATTTATTAATTCATACAGCGTTCAAACTTTTTTATCAGCATGGCATTCATGCGGTTGGTATTAACCAGATTTTGCAGGAATCTGGAGTGGCAAAAAAAACCCTTTATCACCACTTTAGTAGTAAAGAGGCCTTAGTTGAGGCTGTGTTGATTTACCAAGATCAAGTTTTTATGGATTGGTTAACATCCAGAATGATGGCGTCTGGCGAGGGAAAAGCCGCTGTTTTAGCTTTGTTTGATGCGCTTGATGATTGGTTTCACGATAGAGTTGAGGTGTTATCGCCTTTTAAAGGCTGTTTCTTTGTAAAGGCCAATGGAGAGTTTTCTGATCATATTGTAAATGGGTTATGTCAGCGACATAAACAGAATATTACGTCTTTTGTTCAGGCACATCTTGTTGGATGTGTATCAGAACTGGATCTTGCCGATGTAGCGCAAAGTATTAGTGTGTTAAAAGAAGGGGCGATTGCTCAAGCGTATGTTTCGGGTGACCTAGATGCGGCTAAGAGAGCAAAAGCTATGGCTGTTACTCTCTTAGGTTAG
- a CDS encoding PA4780 family RIO1-like protein kinase — protein sequence MKIPKRIQPLIEDGLVDEVLRQLMSGKEATVYVVRCGSEIRCAKVYKEAAKRSFKQAVQYREGRKVRNSRRSRAMEKGSKFGRDEQENLWQNAEVDALYRLAAAGVRTPTPYGCFDGVLLMELVTDDNGEVAPRLNDVVLTEEQAKHDHDLIIKDIVRMLCAGLVHGDLSEFNVLVDSNGPVIIDLPQAVDAAANNNAEWMLERDVNNMRNYYGMFAPELLETQYAKEIWALFEAGKLTPHTELTGLFEDPTEEADVDAVLQEIKEAFEEEQDRLARIRNSDTED from the coding sequence ATGAAAATCCCTAAAAGAATACAACCTCTCATCGAAGATGGCTTAGTAGACGAAGTTCTTCGACAATTAATGAGCGGAAAAGAAGCGACTGTCTACGTGGTGCGCTGCGGATCAGAGATCCGTTGCGCAAAAGTGTATAAAGAAGCTGCCAAGCGTAGCTTTAAGCAGGCAGTTCAATACCGCGAGGGTCGAAAAGTTCGCAATAGCCGTCGCTCTAGAGCAATGGAAAAAGGCTCCAAGTTTGGCCGAGATGAGCAAGAAAACCTTTGGCAAAATGCAGAAGTCGATGCCCTATACCGCTTGGCCGCGGCAGGGGTTCGAACCCCGACGCCTTATGGCTGCTTTGACGGTGTCTTATTAATGGAACTGGTGACCGATGATAATGGTGAAGTCGCCCCACGTCTTAATGATGTCGTCCTGACAGAAGAGCAAGCCAAGCACGATCATGACCTCATTATTAAAGATATTGTTCGCATGTTATGCGCCGGCTTGGTTCATGGCGATTTGTCTGAATTTAACGTGCTGGTCGACTCTAACGGCCCAGTTATTATTGATTTGCCACAAGCCGTCGATGCCGCCGCCAACAATAATGCCGAATGGATGCTAGAGCGCGATGTGAACAATATGCGCAACTACTACGGTATGTTTGCACCTGAGCTGCTTGAGACTCAATATGCGAAAGAAATTTGGGCGCTCTTTGAAGCCGGAAAGCTAACACCACATACAGAACTCACGGGGTTATTTGAAGACCCCACCGAAGAAGCCGATGTGGATGCCGTATTACAAGAAATTAAAGAAGCCTTTGAAGAAGAACAAGATCGCTTAGCTCGCATTAGAAACAGCGATACCGAAGATTAA